Part of the Nitrosopumilus piranensis genome is shown below.
GCAACAATGATGCCAAAACCAATTGCAATGGATTCAGGTTCAGGAATGCATGTAAATGTAAGTTTGTGGAAAGGAAAAGAAAATACCTTCTTTGATCCAGATGATGAAGATGAATTAAGTCAAACTGCAAGATACTTTTGTGGTGGGATAATTAATCATGCAAAAGCGTTATCAGCAATTTGTAATCCAACTACTAACTCATATCATAGATTAGTACCTGGTTATGAGGCTCCTGCATATATTGCATGGAGTTCTGGAAACCGTTCAGCTATTGTTAGAGTCCCAAAACATCTCAGAGGGAAACAATATTCAAATCTAAAGAGATTAGAGTTTAGAGCACCCGATCCCTCTTCTAATCCATATCTCGTATTTGCTGCAGTTACTGCAGCTGGAATGGATGGACTCAAAAAGAAGATGGATCCGGGTGATCAGGTTCGTGATGATATTTTTAAAATGACAAAATCAGACAGGGCAAAGAGAGGTATTGGCGTGCTTCCAAAGAGCCTAGGAGAAGCACTAGACGAGTTAGAAAGTGATAGAAAATTCCTTAATCCAATTTATACAAATGATGTAATTGATAAAATCATAGAATTAGAAAGAAGGGATCAGCGTGAGATTTCCATCAGACCACATCCTCATGAATTTTATCTCTACTTTGATGTTTAGAATCTTCCAGTAAGCTGGAAAATATAGTACAATGAAATTGCCATTAGTGCAAATCCTCCTCCAAGAAATATTTCTCTTCTTTTCTCGGATGTTGCAGATTTGTACAATAACACACCACCTGCTAAACCTACAAACAACACCAAAACTCCTACAACAACACTATCAAAACTAGTGTTAGTAATTAGAGGATGGAAAAATCCCGCCAATAATGCAAAAAACACAACCAAGTAAACATACTTGAAGCCAGTAAGAAATCTTGATGATGTTTTACTCAATGTTGTTCGTAAAATTGGTTATGAAATAAACTTTTGAAATTTTCTAAAAGAATTTACATCATTCCGCCCATGTCAGGCATTCCACCCATTCCAGGTGGCATTCCACCCATTCCAGGTGGCATTCCACCCATTCCAGGTGGCATTCCGCCTTCACCACCACCAGGTGGTCCACCAGCAGATTTTTGGGTAGCAATTACATCATCAATTCTTAGAATCATACAAGCAGCTTCAGCAGATGCAGAAACAATTTGAAGCTTTACTGCAAGAGGTTCAATAATATCACTAGATTTCATATTAGCAATTTTTCCTTTCATTACATCAATACCAGTCCATTTTTCACCCTTTTGTTGTTTTGAACGCAATAGTGTAAGAGTGTCAATTGGATCCATTCCAGCATTTTCTGCAAGTGTTAATGGAATAGATTCTAAAGCATCTGCGAATTTTTCTGCAGCTAATTGTTCTCTACCTTCTAATGATTTAGCCCAGTTTCGCAGTTTTGTAGCAGCATATGTTTCAGGAGCTCCACCACCTGCTACAATCTCTGGTTTCTCAATTACGTCTTTTACTACCATTAATGCATCATGAACAGAGCGTTCTACTTCATCAACAACTCTTTGTGAACCGCCACGAAGAAGTAAGGTCACAGATTTTGGATGTTTGCATCCTTCAACAAATACCCATTTGTCCTCCTCAATCTTTCTCTCCTCAACAAGATCAGCAATACCAAGATCTTTTTCAAAAAGATCATCTAGATTTGTAACTATTCTTGCACCTGTTGCTTTTGCAAGTTTTGTCAAGTCACTTTCTTTAATTCTTCTAACTGCAATAATTCCTGCCTTTGCAAGATAATGTTGTGCCATATCATCAATTCCTTTTTGACACAAAACTACATTTGCACCAGAACCAATGACTTTGTCAACCATTGTCTTTAGCATTCTATTTTCTTCATCTAGAAATGATTTCAATTGTTGTGGGTTTGAAATGTTAATTTTAGCATCAGTTTCAGTTTTGCTGATTTCTAATGCAGTA
Proteins encoded:
- the thsB gene encoding thermosome subunit beta, producing the protein MGMQATSKGNMPVVLLKEGGSETKGRDAQKNNIAASKIVAEIVHTSLGPRGMDKMLVDSLGDVTITNDGATILKEIDVQHPAAKMLVEISKTTDNEVGDGTTSAVVLAGALLENAESLIDQDVHPTIIVDGYRKAARKAKQFLESISDTISANDKNILNKIAKTSMQTKLVRKDSDQLADIIVKSVLAVAEKDSEKYNVDIDDIKVEKKAGGSIKDSMIVQGIVLDKEIVHGGMPRKINEAKIALINTALEISKTETDAKINISNPQQLKSFLDEENRMLKTMVDKVIGSGANVVLCQKGIDDMAQHYLAKAGIIAVRRIKESDLTKLAKATGARIVTNLDDLFEKDLGIADLVEERKIEEDKWVFVEGCKHPKSVTLLLRGGSQRVVDEVERSVHDALMVVKDVIEKPEIVAGGGAPETYAATKLRNWAKSLEGREQLAAEKFADALESIPLTLAENAGMDPIDTLTLLRSKQQKGEKWTGIDVMKGKIANMKSSDIIEPLAVKLQIVSASAEAACMILRIDDVIATQKSAGGPPGGGEGGMPPGMGGMPPGMGGMPPGMGGMPDMGGMM